From the genome of Tachysurus vachellii isolate PV-2020 chromosome 2, HZAU_Pvac_v1, whole genome shotgun sequence, one region includes:
- the LOC132863882 gene encoding LOW QUALITY PROTEIN: supervillin-like (The sequence of the model RefSeq protein was modified relative to this genomic sequence to represent the inferred CDS: inserted 1 base in 1 codon; substituted 1 base at 1 genomic stop codon) has product MSMSVAVFMMLVCVCVRKGQGRPDWAVFGRVTQHNETILFKEKFLDWRDSKKALKNNDEIQALEHKEVQGGECRPYNVSMMMPSSHAPVRTVLDGVDVGRGYGMMEGDDRRNFEISTLSVDVWHILEFDYSRLPKQSIGQFHEGDTYVVKWKYMVSAAVGKRLNSERTVGPGRERCAYFFWQGRNATVSEKGTSVLMTMELDEERGAQVQVQQGKEPPCFLQCFNGGMMIHAGKREEEEENTQSDWRLYCVRGEKPVEGHLLEVVCHCSSLRSRTSMILLNIPKASMYLWHGCKAQAHTQDVGRTAANKIKERCPLEAGLHSSSKVTIHECEEGTEPIGFWEGLGRRDRKAYDCMIHDLGKFNFTPRLYHLSSTSGEFVAVGVXPSREPKLVNFMPFHQEDLYNVTQPALFLVDNHHEVYLWQGWWSLDSENTGSARIXWDLDRKCAMETVLQYCREKNEKKPPKAYLIHAGLEPLTFTNMFPSWEHREDIAEITEKEAEVCNQIILVEDVLARLCKTTYPLADLIARPLPEGVDPLHLELYLSDEDFEGVGAYGKKGLEMTRMEYEALPGWKQVNLKKAKGLF; this is encoded by the exons ATGAGTATGTCTGTGGCAGTATTTATgatgcttgtttgtgtttgtgttaggaaAGGCCAAGGTCGGCCAGATTGGGCTGTATTTGGCAGGGTGACCCAGCACAATGAGACTATACTGTTTAAGGAGAAGTTTCTAGACTGGAGAGACTCCAAGAAGGCTTTAAAGAACAATGATGAAATACAAGCTCTTGAACACAAG GAGGTTCAAGGTGGTGAATGCCGACCATACAATGTGTCTATGATGATGCCGTCCTCCCATGCCCCTGTTCGGACTGTCCTGGACGGCGTGGACGTGGGACGAGGTTACGGTATGATGGAGGGAGATGACAGGAGGAACTTTGAGATTAGCACTCTGTCTGTGGATGTGTGGCATATCCTGGAGTTTGACTACAG TCGGCTGCCTAAGCAGAGCATCGGGCAGTTTCACGAGGGAGACACATATGTAGTTAAATGGAAGTACATGGTCAGTGCAGCAG TTGGAAAAAGGCTAAATTCTGAGCGGACTGTCGGCCCGGGTAGGGAGAGGTGTGCATACTTCTTCTGGCAGGGACGTAACGCTACTGTCAGTGAGAAGGGGACATCGGTTCTCATGACTATGGAGCTGGATGAGGAGAGAGGAGCACAG gtccAAGTGCAGCAGGGGAAGGAACCGCCTTGTTTTCTACAGTGTTTCAATGGAGGCATGATGATTCATgcaggaaagagagaagaggaagaagagaataCACAGA GTGACTGGAGGCTGTACTGTGTGAGAGGCGAGAAGCCAGTAGAGGGCCACCTGCTGGAGGTGGTGTGTCACTGCAGCAGCCTGCGTTCTCGCACCTCCATGATTCTGCTCAACATCCCTAAAGCCAGCATGTACCTGTGGCACGGCTGCAAggcccaagcacacacacaggacgtGGGCCGCACTGCTGCTAACAAGATCAAAGAGCG GTGTCCTCTAGAAGCTGGACTTCACAGCAGTAGCAAAGTGACCATCCACGAGTGTGAGGAAGGCACTGAACCAATAGGATTCTGGGAAGGTCTTGGGAGACGAGACCGCAAGGCATACGACTGTATGATTCATG ATTTGGGGAAGTTTAACTTCACACCACGGTTATACCACTTAAGCAGTACATCAGGGGAGTTTGTCGCTGTTGGAG GTCCTTCCAGAGAGCCAAAGCTGGTTAACTTCATGCCTTTCCACCAGGAAGATCTGTATAATGTCACCCAGCCAG CTCTGTTTTTGGTTGATAATCATCATGAGGTGTACCTGTGGCAGGGCTGGTGGTCTCTGGACAGTGAGAACACAGGCTCTGCCCGCATCTGATGGGACTTAGACAGGAAGTGTGCCATGGAAACTGTGCTCCAGTACTGCCGAG aGAAGAATGAGAAGAAGCCTCCTAAAGCCTACCTGATTCATGCAGGGCTGGAGCCACTTACATTCACTAACATGTTCCCCAGCTGGGAGCACAGAGAGGACATCGCTGAGATCACAGAAAAG GAAGCAGAAGTATGTAATCAGATCATTCTAGTGGAAGATGTTTTGGCCAGACTCTGTAAGACCACCTATCCACTGGCTGACCTCATTGCCCGGCCTTTACCAGAAGGTGTCGACCCTCTGCACCTCGAGCTCTACCTCTCAGACGAAGACTTTGAG GGTGTAGGGGCCTATGGGaag AAAGGCCTGGAGATGACGAGGATGGAATATGAAGCTTTGCCAGGATGGAAGCAGGTGAATTTGAAGAAAGCCAAAGGATTGTTCTAG
- the LOC132863889 gene encoding GTPase IMAP family member 8-like isoform X1: protein MASIGDPPQESDLRIILIGPREVNVASIGNIILGSEVFVSQNSSKCIKRDGEIAGRKVTVVVTPNRWSRLPLIDTSEHDKEELMLSMILCEPGPHAILLAVGEEEVTKDMAFSMEEHTELLGQEVWDHTILLYSCGKQQEKCVKGSGKAFKRIANKCGHRYHILSDTNQGDSIQVRELLKKIDDMVQKNKGKHCEIHGKIYLIQKRREAEDRRAEQRLQKTKELREMLRSKMGSTSHSSEIRILLTGYQFSGKSSTGNTILTQEAFVTFPKKRMSKCVKSEGDVQGRHVTVVDTPGRWRIHTVEYTTELCNQELLLSVTQCPPGPHILLVFVRLDISFTERSKKTIEGHLQLFGENVWRHTMVLFTCGDFLGETTIEQFIETEGKALQWLVQKCNNMYHVFNNNNKDDRSQVSELLEKIDEVVASNSGGHFEMDQRVLQEVQEKREMAGNKAKERRLMAEDQAKERRLMAEDQAKERRLMAEDQAKERRLMAEEAQRGSTSSISEKGALSSDPEVNIVLIGYRKAGKTTTGNIMLGKNIFSRQKTFQSEQQHGQVAGRQVVVVDTPGWDWVHDLEETPELDWQIVQCVHTHCSKGAPVIFLLFVRAAFSFKEANRRIAEEYLHLLGDCVWNHTIVLFTTGSWMEDIDIELHIESEGDALQWLVEKCGNRYHVMDTKGKKAAVQVPELMRKIEQVVANNKSCPFQLDKKICEKFEKKCSTVSNQTSQRMLHARKEQGSMSWIPPNMHDDDYDEDDKSSGFGSSLSMQPVMPMQSSPSLRDRLRSNRGRSRSTTSLQ from the exons ATGGCTTCAATTGGAGACCCACCTCAAGAATCAG ATCTGAGGATTATCCTAATTGGACCCCGTGAGGTAAACGTGGCTTCAATTGGAAACATCATCCTTGGAAGTGAAGTGTTTGTGTCTCAGAATAGTAGCAAGTGcataaagagagatggagagatagctGGTAGAAAAGTAACAGTGGTAGTCACACCTAATCGATGGTCCAGACTTCCTCTGATTGACACATCAGAGCATGATAAAGAAGAACTAATGCTCAGTATGATTCTGTGTGAGCCTGGACCTCACGCCATTCTTCTAGCCGTTGGTGAGGAGGAGGTCACAAAGGACATGGCTTTCTCAATGGAGGAGCACACAGAGCTTCTTGGCCAGGAAGTTTGGGATCatacaatattattatactCATGTGGCAAACAGCAAGAAAAATGTGTTAAGGGATCAGGAAAAGCTTTCAAGAGGATTGCAAATAAATGTGGACACAGATATCACATTCTCAGTGACACAAATCAAGGTGATAGTATTCAGGTCAGAGAACTACTAAAGAAGATAGATGACAtggtacagaaaaacaaaggcaAACACTGTGAGATACACGGGAAGATCTACCTTATTCAGAAAAGGAGGGAAGCTGAAGATAGACGAGCAGAACAAAGGCTACAAAAGACAAAGGAACTGAGAGAGATGCTGAGATCAAAAATGG gaaGCACAAGCCACAGTTCTGAGATCAGAATTTTGCTAACAGGTTATCAGTTTTCTGGAAAAAGCTCAACAGGAAACACAATCCTGACACAGGAAGCATTTGTGACATTTCCAAAAAAGAGGATGTCAAAGTGTGTAAAAAGTGAAGGAGACGTTCAAGGAAGGCATGTTACTGTAGTGGATACTCCAGGACGATGGAGAATTCACACAGTCGAGTACACTACTGAGCTTTGCAATCAGGAACTGTTGCTTAGCGTAACTCAGTGTCCACCAGGACCCCAcattttgcttgtgtttgttcGTTTAGACATTTCCTTCACTGAAAGGAGCAAGAAGACAATTGAGGGTCACTTGCAGCTTTTTGGTGAGAATGTTTGGAGACACACCATGGTACTGTTCACCTGTGGGGACTTTCTGGGAGAAACAACGATTGAGCAGTTTATTGAAACTGAAGGGAAAGCTCTGCAGTGGCTAGTGCAGAAATGTAACAACATGTACCATGtgttcaacaacaacaataaggaTGATCGCTCTCAGGTTTCTGAGCTGCTGGAAAAGATTGATGAGGTTGTTGCTAGTAACAGTGGTGGCCATTTTGAAATGGACCAGAGGGTTTTGCAAGAGGTCCAAGAGAAGAGGGAGATGGCAGGAAACAAAGCTAAAGAGAGGAGACTGATGGCAGAAGACCAAGCTAAAGAGAGGAGACTGATGGCAGAAGACCAAGCTAAAGAGAGGAGACTGATGGCAGAAGACCAAGCTAAAGAGAGGAGACTGATGGCAGAAGAGGCACAAAGAGGATCAACTAGTTCAATATCTGAAAAAG GAGCCTTGTCTAGTGATCCTGAGGTCAACATTGTATTAATTGGTTATAGAAAAGCTGGAAAGACCACAACTGGAAACATTATGTTaggcaaaaacattttttccagaCAAAAGACTTTTCAGAGTGAGCAGCAACATGGACAAGTAGCAGGAAGACAGGTAGTTGTAGTAGACACTCCAGGCTGGGACTGGGTCCATGATTTGGAGGAAACACCTGAGCTTGACTGGCAGATAGTGCAGTGTGTTCACACTCATTGTTCCAAAGGTGCACCGgttattttccttttgtttgtacGAGCAGCTTTTTCCTTCAAAGAGGCAAACAGACGCATTGCTGAAGAATATCTGCATCTTCTTGGTGACTGCGTCTGGAATCACACCATAGTGCTGTTCACTACTGGGTCCTGGATGGAAGACATAGACATAGAACTGCACATTGAGAGTGAAGGGGATGCACTGCAGTGGCTTGTAGAAAAATGTGGGAACAGATACCATGTTATGGACACTAAAGGAAAGAAAGCAGCTGTACAAGTCCCTGAACTGATGAGAAAGATTGAACAAGTAGTGGCAAATAACAAGAGCTGTCCTTTTCAGTTagacaaaaaaatctgtgagAAATTTGAGAAGAAATGTTCCACTGTCAGCAATCAAACCTCACAAAGGATGTTACACGCCAGAAAGGAACAAGGCAGCATGAGCTGGATTCCACCTAACA tgcatgatgatgattatgatgaagaTGATAAGAGCTCTGGCTTTGGCTCATCTCTATCAATGCAGCCTGTGATGCCAATGCAGTCTTCTCCATCATTAAG GGATAGATTACGCTCCAACAGGGGTAGGTCACGCTCAACAACTTCACTTCAGTAA
- the LOC132863889 gene encoding GTPase IMAP family member 8-like isoform X2 produces the protein MASIGDPPQESDLRIILIGPREVNVASIGNIILGSEVFVSQNSSKCIKRDGEIAGRKVTVVVTPNRWSRLPLIDTSEHDKEELMLSMILCEPGPHAILLAVGEEEVTKDMAFSMEEHTELLGQEVWDHTILLYSCGKQQEKCVKGSGKAFKRIANKCGHRYHILSDTNQGDSIQVRELLKKIDDMVQKNKGKHCEIHGKIYLIQKRREAEDRRAEQRLQKTKELREMLRSKMGSTSHSSEIRILLTGYQFSGKSSTGNTILAQEAFVTFPKTRMSKCVKSEGDVKEGHVTVVDTPGRWRIHPVEYTTELCKQDLVLSVTQCPPGPHILLVHVRLDTSFTERNRRAVKGHLQLFGENVWRHTMVLFTCGDFLGETTIEQFIESQGKALQWLVQKCNNMYHVFNNNKKDDRSQVSELLEKIDEVVASNGGGHFEMDQKIFHGLQKKREMAEDQAKKRRLKAEEAQKLKRGATTSVSEIGASPSDPEVNVVLIGYRKAGKTTTGNIMLGKNLFSRQKTFQSEQQHGQVAGRQVVIVDTPGWDWVHDLEETPELDWQIVQSVHTHCSKGAPVVFLLVIRAAFSFKEVNKLITEEYLKLLGDCVWNHTIVLFTTGAWMEDIDIELHIESEGDALQWLVEKSGNRYHVMDTKGKKAAVQVPELMRKIEQVVANNKSCPFQLDKEICEKFEKQCSTVSNQTSQRMLHVRKEHRSMGSLPPYMDDDDGFGSSQSLQHETSFTP, from the exons ATGGCTTCAATTGGAGACCCACCTCAAGAATCAG ATCTGAGGATTATCCTAATTGGACCCCGTGAGGTAAACGTGGCTTCAATTGGAAACATCATCCTTGGAAGTGAAGTGTTTGTGTCTCAGAATAGTAGCAAGTGcataaagagagatggagagatagctGGTAGAAAAGTAACAGTGGTAGTCACACCTAATCGATGGTCCAGACTTCCTCTGATTGACACATCAGAGCATGATAAAGAAGAACTAATGCTCAGTATGATTCTGTGTGAGCCTGGACCTCACGCCATTCTTCTAGCCGTTGGTGAGGAGGAGGTCACAAAGGACATGGCTTTCTCAATGGAGGAGCACACAGAGCTTCTTGGCCAGGAAGTTTGGGATCatacaatattattatactCATGTGGCAAACAGCAAGAAAAATGTGTTAAGGGATCAGGAAAAGCTTTCAAGAGGATTGCAAATAAATGTGGACACAGATATCACATTCTCAGTGACACAAATCAAGGTGATAGTATTCAGGTCAGAGAACTACTAAAGAAGATAGATGACAtggtacagaaaaacaaaggcaAACACTGTGAGATACACGGGAAGATCTACCTTATTCAGAAAAGGAGGGAAGCTGAAGATAGACGAGCAGAACAAAGGCTACAAAAGACAAAGGAACTGAGAGAGATGCTGAGATCAAAAATGG gaaGCACAAGTCACAGTTCTGAGATCAGGATTTTGCTAACAGGATATCAGTTTTCTGGAAAGAGCTCAACAGGAAACACAATCCTGGCACAGGAAGCATTTGTGACATTTCCAAAAACGAGGATGTCAAAGTGTGTAAAAAGTGAAGGAGATGTTAAAGAAGGACATGTTACTGTAGTGGATACTCCAGGACGATGGAGAATTCACCCAGTCGAGTACACTACTGAGCTTTGCAAGCAGGACCTGGTGCTTAGTGTAACTCAGTGTCCACCAGGACCCCACATTTTGCTTGTGCATGTTCGTTTAGACACTTCGTTCACTGAAAGGAACAGGAGGGCAGTTAAGGGCCACTTGCAGCTTTTTGGTGAGAATGTTTGGAGACACACCATGGTACTGTTCACCTGTGGCGACTTTCTGGGAGAAACAACGATTGAGCAGTTTATTGAGAGTCAAGGGAAAGCTCTGCAGTGGCTAGTGCAGAAATGTAACAACATGTACCATgtgttcaacaacaacaaaaaggatGATCGCTCTCAGGTTTCTGAGCTGCTGGAAAAGATTGATGAGGTTGTTGCTAGTAACGGTGGTGGCCATTTTGAAATGGACCAGAAGATTTTTCACGGGCTCCAAAAGAAGAGGGAGATGGCAGAAGACCAAGCTAAAAAAAGGAGACTGAAGGCAGAAGAGGCACAAAAATTGAAAAGAGGAGCAACTACTTCAGTATCTGAAATAG GAGCCTCACCTAGTGATCCTGAGGTCAACGTTGTATTAATTGGTTATAGAAAAGCTGGAAAGACCACAACTGGAAACATTATGTTAGGCAAAAACCTTTTTTCCAGACAAAAGACTTTTCAGAGTGAGCAGCAACATGGACAAGTAGCAGGAAGACAGGTAGTTATAGTAGACACTCCAGGCTGGGACTGGGTCCATGATTTGGAGGAAACTCCTGAGCTTGACTGGCAGATAGTGCAGAGTGTTCACACTCATTGTTCCAAAGGTGCACCGGTTGTTTTCCTTCTTGTCATACGAGCAGCTTTTTCCTTCAAAGAGGTGAACAAACTCATTACTGAAGAATATCTGAAACTTCTTGGTGACTGCGTCTGGAATCACACCATAGTGCTGTTCACTACTGGGGCCTGGATGGAAGACATAGACATAGAACTGCACATTGAGAGTGAAGGGGATGCACTGCAGTGGCTTGTAGAAAAAAGTGGGAACAGATACCATGTTATGGACACTAAAGGAAAGAAAGCAGCTGTACAAGTCCCTGAACTGATGAGAAAGATTGAACAAGTAGTGGCAAATAACAAGAGCTGTCCTTTTCAGTTAGACAAAGAAATCTGTGAGAAATTTGAGAAGCAATGTTCCACTGTCAGCAATCAAACCTCACAAAGGATGTTACACGTCAGAAAGGAACACCGCAGCATGGGCTCGCTTCCACCTTACA tggatgatgatgatggcttTGGCTCATCTCAATCTCTGCAGCATGAGACTTCATTTACTCCATAA